Within Macaca nemestrina isolate mMacNem1 chromosome 12, mMacNem.hap1, whole genome shotgun sequence, the genomic segment CTGAGTGGTTCTTGCCCCAAAGCCTCAGAGGCCGCCTGTCTACCTCTCCCAGGGAAGGGTGAGAAATGCCCCAACCTTCAGAGAAAGGGAGGCGCGTTTCCCACCCCCGCTAGGTGCACTGACCACACTGAAGGTCACCCGAAGGTCACAGCGTGATGAGGGTGTCTCCAGGAGAGGCCCAGCCGCTGCCGACCTCTCCGGGAAGCCCAGCCGCCCCCTCACCCCTGCAGCTCTGGGGGGGCCCAGCTGCTGGGCATCAAGTTTGCAAAGAGCAGGTGGTCTGCCCCCCAACCTCGCTATTTGTGTCACTTACATCCCGGCCACCGCCTCCTTCTCCCAAAAGCAGCTGCGCCCTGGAGAACTGGGGGGCCCGCGCGCAACCCCGGTGACCTTCAAGCCTCGGAGCCGCCTCCTCGCCCCGCAGGACCCCGCGCCTGCCCCGCCCCGCCAGCCCGGAGCCCCCCGCCTTACGCGTCCTCCGACCTCCCCTGGGCTGCGCGCTCCTCCACGGGACGACGGCGGCTGCGAACGCGGAGAGCTCGGGAGTTTCCCACAATGCACTGCTCCCGGCGCAGGAgggcggggagggggagggggaggggcgaCGGGGCCCCGCCCCGCCGGGAACTGCGGGGTccgcaaacccagctccaccctAGATGGTGGGGGGGAGAACCTTAGGGTCAGGGAGAGCAACTGCAGGGTTCAAGTCCCATCTGGGACTGCCAGAGGCAGGAGGCGGGTCCCGCCCAGCATCCCCTCCAGGCCAGGGTGCCCCTTGGTCGGTGGGTGGGTGCGCAGGCATAGCCCTGCAGTCTGAAGGGAGCCAGTTATGGGAAGAGGGGActgccctcccctgcccccaaacAGACCCCCAGACAGCAGCATCTacttagaatatttatttatcctCTGACATGACAAGACACAAAAAGTTACAACTTCTTAAAactcttcaaaagaaaaaaatataattctgtaaagcagcagcagcagcttccaAGGTTCAgatgtgatgggaggggcagctCCCAGGAGCAACCGTGAACTGGAGGGGTCCGGGCCTGAGCCCCAGGTAGTGTCGCTGGGAAGGGGCCTCCGTGGAGGGCCCCGGTTTTGGGGACACAGCACCAGCACATCAGGGTCTGTCACCAACACGATCACATGgccagggtggggcagggagagCTTCGGCTCACAGCAGGGCTCGGCCTGGAGGCAGGGGGGGAATGGGGCTTCTGGAGCTTACCCAGGAGCCTTATGCAAAGGTGGAAAGAGGAGGGTGGGCCCTGAGAGGACTTGGGGTGGGCGGCAGCTCCTGGCCCTCCCTCCAGAGCAGGGCAGGCACCCTCAGGCTCCACACTGGTCCCCTTGCCTGCCCCGCTCCCTGGCCAATCTCAGAAGAGAGGTCAGGCTGGGTAACTAAAGTTCCGGGACGGGGTCAACAGAGCCTGggacacacacagcacacagagCGCCTGGCCGCGGCGGGAAGGGGGGCAGTCCCCGGCAGCCCCATCCCCAAGAGCCAGGCCAGatccccacaacacacacacacacacacaggcacacagacctCACAGTCTGGGCCCCAACCTGGGGTGGGAGCTGAGGGGCCCACCACAAAGTCCCGCAGTGGGTGACGGGCTTGCCCTGAGAGTCAGACCCCGGGGCAACCCCTCGCTTGGGATTCCTGGCTCAACAGAGAGGGCAGGAGACCCCGGTCCTCTTGCAAGGCTGGCCAGGGAGGCAGAGTCCAGTCCTGCCAAGGTGACAAGAGCGGCTGGGGAAGGACGGAAGGGCTGGAGAGCCACTTGGGCCCAGCAGGTTCAATAAATAGGTTTGTGCAGGGTCCCTGTGTGGACCAGGACGGCCGTGGAGACTGGAACCGGTGGGCTGGGGGTATGGTCCAGCCTGCCCAACCCAGGCCCGGGGGCCCCCAGCCCAGAGACCAGCTCTGTCCCTGGGGGTGTTCAGGCCAGGGCAGGATTGGGGCAGGGGCTAGCTTGAGGAATGTaaagatttctgcattttctacaTAAATAAGACATTGATCCCAACGATGCAGGCAGCACACCGCGGGGCTCGCGTGTGCACCGCCTATGTGGACCCTGCACCCCATCCCCTGCTGCCCCTGCCGAcaggagggctggggaggggtcTTCCCTTGCTCCGTCCTGGGCTAGCTGCCTGGCTCCAGCCCCACACCAGCCCTGCCCGGCTGGCTGGGGTGGAGCGGGCACTGGGCTCAGGCCTGGGGGTCCTGCAGTAGCCCCAGCAGGGACTCCGCGATGCCCAGGAAGTAGACCACCTGTGCGATGCCGAAAAGGGGTGCGATGACCAGCGCGCGGCAGTAGGCGCCCTTCAGGAAGGCTGAGGGGCCCTCGTGCCGCAGGATCTTCCTGTGGAGGAAGGAGGGGGGGTCAGCCCGGTACGCAGGCCCCCAGGCCCCACCGCCTGTGGGACCTCCCCACCTGGCACAGTCCAGGAACCCAGAGTAGGTGTCCTCATTGACGCCTCGCTGAAGTGACTGGAGCCGCGTCTTCACCACTGCAAGGGACGCTCAGGTCAGTGTGAGCCTGGCCAAGGGCTCAGTCCCGCCCCATCCCCAGCCGGGCGCTGTCCCATGCACTGACCATCACAGGGGTTGACGGCCACAGCGGCGGCACTCCCGGCCACACAGCCGGCCAGGAAGGACACGTAGAAAGGCGACTTCTCCTCGGACGCCGGGCGGCCCAGCTGGTTCAGGTTGGCAAAGAGCGGGAAGTAGACCACGGAGAAGGGAACGTCCCTGTGGGGAGTGAGGTGGCCATGGGGACAGGAAGTGGTGGACAGGAGGTGGTGGGTTGGGCAGGCCggcctcccccatccctcctcccATCCACCCTGTGCCTCCTACCTGAGCAGCGTGGCCCCGAGTCCCTTGTAGAGACCAGCAATGCCGCGGCTTCGCAGCAGGTCACGGGTCAGCTGGGTGGCCGTAGGCCGAGGGGCAGCTGGAGCCTCCACTGAGGGCTGGGCACCCCCCTGGGCTGAGAGCTGGCCCTGGGCAGCCAGGATCTTCCTCTGGGCAGCTGCGGACAAAGAGGCTGCTCTCTTCTTCTGTGCAAAGTGGGCAGGGGACACGCTCTggccctccctgtgtccctgccCTCCCCTCGCCCTCACCCCTTCCAGCACCtctgccctctcccctccctcctcccgcccTCACCGATGCGCCCTGCATCCTGCAGCTGGATCTTCAGCATCTCCATGGGCGTGGTCACGATCACCTGGCAGGTgccagccccacagcctgccaGCATCTCTTTAAGCAGGGTCAGCTTCTGCCTGTGGTAGGGGCAAGGCCGCGGTGAGCGGGAAGAGACAGGCTACCTGCCACCCTCGGGGATGCCCACTGTGCCTGGGCGCAGAGGATGGTGGGAGCTGTGGAGGCAGATGCAGGCCTGTGGGGGTACAGCCCCCAGCCTCCGGCCCTGCAGCAGCAGGCGGGGGGAGCCCGATGGACAGACAGCCCCACAGGCAAGGGCCTGGGGGGGGCAGTGGGGCTGTCTCCAATAAAGGAAAATGGGAAATTGGGGGTCGAGTGCCCTAAAAAGGGGCTGCCCTTGCAGCCCCCCTCCAGCAATGGGGGAACCAGTCAGTGCCCTCAAGCCCTGGCTTACTACACAGGCAGCAGCTGGGGGCCAAGGGCTGCCAGGCCAGAGCCCCACTGATTTGGCATCTGCTCTGCTCCCTTGGtcaggggaaaggaaggaggccACCCCACGAGCTCAGAGAAGCCCCAAGGAAGGGGCTGAAGACAGGTGGAGCCCCCAGGTGGGACCCAGCTGGCCGGGTGGACCCCTCCTTTGTCTGGAGTCCAAGACCCCTTGAGTGTCTGCCAGGCAGGGAGCTCACCCATCCTTGGATAGCTGATGTCGGAAGAAGTCGTTGGCTGCCAGCTTGATGGCCTTCTCGGGGGTGACGAGGGTCAAGTTCACAGCGGCTCCTGTGGAGCAGGGGGTCAGCTGGTGGCCAGGGTGGGGAGGTGCTTAGCCAGGACTTGCTGCCTGGCCGTCAAAGCCCCATCCCAGTCACTCCTGGCCATCTCCTGCCCTCTCACCCACATTTGGGCCTGGTGTGTGCCAGGTGGGGGGGGGCCAGGCACGGATGGGGCAGCACCTCTGGTTCAGGCGTTCCCGTGCCCACTGCATCTGTCTCTGATTCTGGACAGCATCTTGCTGCTAGGGGCATGGGGATCATCCCAGAgcccctgaggcctccctgggaAACCCCTCCCTCCCTAGGGGACAGAGGGTGCTTGTGCTGGCAGGGGACTGGGGCCAGAAGTCACCCGAGCATGTGGTCTGGAGTGGGCCAGAGTTCGGGGGAGGCTGTGGAGAGCCCCCATCTCAGTGCCGAGGGCTCAGGGCTGCAGAGCTTCTACCAAATCCAGGCTCCGGATGGCGTCCTAAGCTGATTTGCGGTAATTCCCCCTACTCCCTCCCATCCCCAGCCATAGACGGGGTCTAGCCTGTCCCAGAAAGCAGAGGCGGCTGTGGCCACCACAGAGGACACAGATGTACTGTGGCATCCCACGCACCAGGCACTAAGCGGGGGCGGGGAGTTGCCACGGGAGGGGCTGAGAACTGCCACTCACCAGAGATCCAGTCCCCTGCACAGGCACAGCGCCCCCAGACACGTCCACGCTCACACACCAGGCCCAGCCtggctgccctgccctgcctcccccACCGCTCCTTGCCACGACTCGCGGGCGCTATCCAGGCCTGCTCATCTCGAGCCCAGCCAAGTCAAGCCTTACCCCGGTACATGCCAAAGTATCCCTCGGAGCGGATGGTCTTGATGAGGCAGTCGGACCTGTGGCCAAGGGGACAGGGTGAGCAGGGGCCAGCTGGGGCCAGCCAGAGGCCGGGGTCCCTGGACTGTCTAGGGCTGACATAAGAAGCCAAGTCCTCAGCCCAGCTCTGACCCCAGTCCTGACCCACATGGGATCTCCcccaggcctgcctgcctccaGTTTCCCTTCTGTCAAACAGGGTGAGGGGCACAGGAGCAGAGCCCCCCTCCTAGCCTCCCGTGCTGCCACATGCTGGGCCTACTCCCCACGACCGCCTGGCAGACTCACATGCTTGTGTACATGCGCTGGCCGTTCTGCTGGTTCTGCAGCCTGGTCTTGGCCAGGTCGATGGGGAACACGCAGGTGACCCCGATCAGCCCGGCGATGCCGCCATTGATGAGCTTGGCTGGCAGGCTGTGTGGACAGGAGTGTCAGGACGGGTTTCTGCGACCATGGGTCAGGGTGGGGGCGGGGCATGCAGCCAGGACTGGAATCTGACCTGATCTGCTTATCAGCCATTTAACTCGATCGTGCCCAGGTAGGAGCCGAAGAGGTGGACGCCAGGccgggtggggtggaggtggaggtggaggaggccTTGAGGGAGGCTGGGACCCAGAGGGGTTGGGCGGTGCTCTACCTTCAGGGGAATTTCCAGGCTTCAGCAGCCGCCCCTTCTGTCCTGGAAGGAAGAGGGGATGGGAATGAGTGAGGGTGGGGCCACCCGAAGAATaatcctcccccagcctccctcacATGCAGCCTGTCACCCACCACCCCAGATGGGAGCCGTCACTGCATCCTGAGGGTGCAGCAGCAGGAGATACCTGCCACCCAGTCCCATGCCCACCCCTGGGACCACCTGGCTTCCTTTCAATCCCCCCCTCCCCACCGCCAGCGTCTTCCCAGCCAGCCTCACACGCGCGCTCACGCTCGGGCTCACGTGCACCCCAGCCAGCTCCGGCTTTTAAAGGGCCAGGCACCTCTGAGGGCAGTGCCAGGGACCGGTGCCAGGGTGCCTACCAGAGCACCTTGACCTGGACAGCTGTGGTGACCATCCCCCACATCCTTCAGCACAGAGAGAAGCAGCCAGCACCTGCCCCCTTCGAGCTTGCGGCTGAGGTCTCGGGCGCCCTAAGACCCCCTGCCGACCTGGGCTCAGCCATCCCAGGTATAGCTCTCCTTCCGCAGCAGCTCCACCCAGGGCCTGCAGAGCTCCTCCTCAAGAAGCCCGCACCCCCCACGGCCAGCCCCTTGCCCACcttcctcccctccacccctcccAGGAGTTTCACTCATGGATACACAGAAGCCAGTGATGGGACCCCTGGAAGccttgggggtgggggatggctGGCCTTCTGAGGCCCCCTGTGGCTGGCACGCCCATCCCCTACAGAGGAGAGGAGAATGGACCTCTCCCACTAAGCGGCAGGGCTGGGGAGCCACAGCCTCAGGGGCCTCCCATAAGGTCATGGCCATAAAATCCCAGCTTCGGGGGCCTTCCCTCCTCACCCTGGGTCCCCCAGAGGCCAGCTGTTTCGGGCACGGGCAGTGCCgttgcccagggccacacagctggCTCACACCCACAGATCCTCAGGGACTCCTGACCTTCACCTCGGCTTTCCAGGGCTGAGCCATCCACCACCGACCCCCACTCCACCACCTGCCCACTGGTCCTGTTCTCACTCTGCCCCAGGCACTCACTCTGGACGGCTTCTCCACACTCCAGCCCGGCACTCACACAGGAGGGGAAGCTGCCGGGGGAGGCGGCGAGGGGCCGCAGGGATTGGCcgtggggcggggtggggcgggcCTGCAGGGGGCTACTTTCTCTTTCACTTTGGGCCAGTGAAGGCTTCCCGCAGCCTTGAGAGGAGGAATGAGCAGGGGCGGGTCTGACTCAGGCTGACCTGGCACACACCACGCACCAGCAGGGACCTCAGTGCGTGGCCACCACGCCCCCGGCACACACAGGTTCCTGTCTGCTGCCTGTGGGCTGAGCAGTCCAGCATTTCCTGGCCTGGATCTGTCTAGGGCTGGTACTCTGAGTATGAGGCTTTCTCCGGGCCAGGGTATCCTATGTGTACCTGGACAGGGAATCCGGTGCTGTGGGGCAGTGATGGGCTGACACCCACTCGTGTCTGTGGGATCTGTTTGTTAGGGCAGATGCATGTCAGGGAAGCCTCATGCTGGGCCACAAAAAAAGGCCTGCTGTCCACAGGAAAGGGCTGGCTGGGTCTCAGAGGCCGCTGGTGCCACCCACAGGCCCTGCTCACCTGACAGGTCCAGAGGGCATGGGAGCTGGCATGCCCAGAGCCCTCTGCCCCACCCCCGTCCCACTCAGGGCTTCACCGCCAGGAGacctgcctctccctgcctcagccagTGGTGGTGACGAGCTGACCTCTGAACTTCAACCTGATCTCTCCCAGCAGCCCCCCCCCCCACTATTTGGGTGCACACTGGCCACAGCTCTCCAGGCTGCCCTGGGCCCTTCATCTCCGCTCTAGTCCCTCCCAGGGGTGTACCCTGGCCCACCAGGGACTGAGCAATCCCCTTCCTCCTGGGAGCCTATCTCTAGTCTGGGACGAGGACACCTGCATGATGGGAGCAATCCTAGAAATCAGTGGGGAGCGGCCATTAGTCCCAGGAAGAGAAGCAGGCCTAGAGATCCCAGGGCagagaggcaggcctgggcccGCACAGCACCCACTGCAGTGGAGAGGAGCTTCTGGGTGGAGAATGAGGACAGCGAGGGGCTCTGCATAGGGAGGAACCAGCAGGGGTTCCGTCTGAACGCCAACCCCACCTTTCTGTCCTCACTCGGCAGTTCCCACCCCTGGCTTATGAGACAGCTGGCCAGGGCCCTCCCCCTGCACTGATGTTACCATAGAAACCCTGCAGCCCCGGCCGGGCCCAGGGCTGTGAGCCGTCACTGTTCCCCCTTCATAGTCAGGCCAACCGAGGCCACAGGCAAGCCAGGGAGAGAGCAGTAGAGCAGAGACCACACTACAGGAAGATACCGCTGCTTCCGAATCTGCAGGAGTAAAATCCTCCTCCCAAAAAGCCGCCAGGCTCCTCCTACCCCCAAGAAAGGCAATGGGGGTGAGGCTCCGAGTCTGGCTGGCGGCTCCCCCATTCAATCTCCCGCTGTCCCCGTCCTCTTGGGGCGGTGCTTTCTATCCTGCTGGCTGGAGGGTCCCGGAAGGGGTCTCCAACCTCGCGATGCCTCGGCCAGAGGACAAAGGAGAAGCGGGTGGCTGCTCTCTGCACTCGGAGGCCGGCTCAGGCCCCTGCCCCACTGCTGGGGCTCGGCCGACCGCTCTGTCCTCCGCCTGGCCACCGCGACTCGGGCCACGCACGTGTCCACAGATGTACGGTGAAATCCCACGTGTGCGTCCCACATGGCTCGGTCTCTCTTCCTTGGACTCGGGCCCCAGACATCCACCCTGGGGGACACGTGTGTGCGGGAGCGCGCCCGGCACCGTCGGGGCCGAGCACGGCCTCTCACGCCAGGGCAGCCGCGGATCCGAGCATCCGCTGGTCCAGGACCCCCCGTCCCGCCCGCCAGGCCACGTTGTTCGGGCAGCTGTCACCTTCCTCGGCCGCCGCGGGACCTCTCGCCCCCGCAGCCCGGCCGCACTAGGATGGGCGCAGAAGGGAACCGCCGGGCACTCACCGcgctcgccgccgccgccgccgcgctcgCCTCCCCGCCCCGCCGCGCGCTCGGCCAGCACCTAGGCGGGGAGGCGCGTCCGCTCGGCGCTGCGCGCGCTCCGCCCTCGGCCTCCTCCGGGCTTCGGCTCCCCCTCCCGGCCGCCGAggctactgcgcccagccaggccACAGCCACGCGCCCACCCGCCGCCTCGCCCCGGGTCCCCCCTACCCCGGCAGGGTGGCAGTTCTGCGCGAAGAGGCCGGGCCGCGCGTCCCCAAGGTCCTTTCTTGGTTCCCAGGCCTCAGGCCCCTGCAGGGACAAGGACCCGCGGGGCGCGGGTAGGTGGCAAAGCGCCGGTGGATGAGGGTGCCCTGGGGGAGGCGTGGCCTCCAGTGCAGACACAGGTGCTGTGAACTGTTGGGCCAGCGAAGTGAAGTGGAGGCACAACCCCGCCTGCCCAACAGCGACTTTGTATCCAAAGCACCCCACtcggggctgggcacagtggctcacgcctgcaatcccggcactttgggaggccaaggcaggcggatcacttgaggtcaggagttcaagaccagcctggccaacaaggtgaaaccgcCCCCCCCACCGcgtctgctaaaactacaaaaattagcccggtgtggtggcaagtgcctctagtcccagctactcaagaggttgaagcaggagaattacttgaacctgggaggtggaggttgcagtgagctgagatcatgccactgcactccagcctgggtgacagaaattccatctcaaaaaaaaaaaaaaaaccccacatggGTTACTTTGTAGCACAGCTCCTCACCCCCAGGAAGATGAGGACCCACAGGAGGCCCCAGGCACAGTGGGAGAGAACAGGACCAGGCTGTGGGGCATCTGTGCACAAAGGGCTCCCTCCCCGCAGGGTCCAGGCCTCTGATTACCACgccacccccaccctccaacGGCTTCTCCATCCAACAAATAAATCGAGCTCTGAGATGGCGAAAGAAACAGTGCGGGTTTGTTGCCCACGGGGACCCCTGTCCCCACACACTGGAGAGGCTTGAAGGTGGGGGCTCTGCCCATCCGCTGGAGAATGTCCGGGCCAGCCCAAAGTCTGTGGGGCCTAGGCCTGGGCAGGCTCTGGGGGCTGTGGAGCTGACGAGCCAGGCAGAGCGGGGTCCTTGGGGGCTAAACCCGTGCGTCGGATGCCGTCCTGGTACTTGCGGCAGCCGAGCTCCAAGACTGCACGCACCTCTTCTGCCACGTCCTGCCGGTCACTCTGCTCCAGGGCCTGCACCAGGAGTCCCACAGCCCCTGGCTGCCCAGCCTGGCGCTCAGCCCAGGAGAAGAGCATGTGGCGGATCTGCCCATCCAGATCATCCCTGTAGGCAGAAGACAGGTGACAGAGGGGTCCTACCCACCTGCCCAGGACCCGCCACCACGTTCTGCCTCGGAGTATGGGGGAGTTCCCGGCTCCTTGGGCCAACTGCGGCCAGATCTTTCCTTTCCCAGCCTGGTGTTTGCCTTTTGCCCACCTCCCCTGGAAGAAACTTCTGTCAGCATCAGGTGGGCCCTCCAGGCAGCCAGGGCTCAGCCCTGGGGCTGGCAGCCAGCGGGTAGTGGGAGTCTCACCGGAACTCGTGCCGGATGCGCTGCAGCTCACGGTAGGACACGCCCAGGTGCAGGGCCACAGTTGGCCAGTCTGGACCCAGGCGCCCAGCCACGCTCAGCAGGTTGCTCTGTGTCAGAAAGCCGGTCTCagcatctcccaggttcaagggcgCCAAGGAGAGGCCAGCCCTCCGCCGTGGCTCCTCAGAGCTCCGAAGTCTCTGTTGGAAGGAAAAAGTGCAATAAGCCCTGGGCTCCACCCCAACTCTACCACGCCCCCCGGTCACCCCTGGGCCTCGGTTCTGCCCCGCCCCTCTGCTGTCCCTCAGTCCCACCGGCAGCTTGATGGGCAGAGTGGCCATCCACAGGGCGTCTGCGCCCTTCCTCTGCCgggcagcctcagcctcctcgggTACCTGCACAGGCACCGCGCCACGGTAGAAGGACACCTGAAGGGGCATCAAATGGGGTTTAGAGCTCGGTCCTCTGCCCAAGTGGCCTGGGGGGCCTCTCCTCTCGCCCACCCCCCTCACCCACCTGGCCCCGCACAGCCTGGGCCTCCCGGTCCAGAGTGGTAGTCACGTATACCTCCTTCACATTCTTCAGGTGCGAGTAGAAGACAAAGCAGATTCTGCCCTCCACGCAGTCAGGGCGGTCTAGGGAGCAGGGGTGGGCTGAGCAAGGAGGGCGCAGGGAAGACGGTAAGGCTCCCTCTCTAGGACAGGGAGGTCTTACCAGCATCCACGTCGATGCCGCGCTCGAAGGCCGCAAAGAACTCTTCGCCCTCGAACATCTCCACCGTGTCAGAGGGCTCGGGGCCCCGGTACCGCTCCAGCAGCCGCCGAAGGGTGGCATCCACCTGCAGGGAAGCCCGTGTAGCTTGCGACCCAAAGCCCTGCACCCCACCCCAGCTCTCTGGTCGCCACcctgctgccctccagcctgcgcCCTCACCTTGTTTCGGGGCAGGCACTGCAGAAGGACCTGCTCAGGGTCCCGGCGCCGCTGCAGAGCGATGAGGTTCACACGGTGCAGCCGCAGCCGCTCCCAGGCCTTCCGAGCCAGGCCTCCCACGCAGTTCTTGGTGGTGTACCAGAGCCAGTACCTGGGagggctgggggtgaggggggCTGTACAGACTGGGGAAGGGGGGCTGAGAAAGCTGGGGGGCACTGACCAGGAGAAGTGTGTGACCTGGAAGCGTGCGTACAGGTGGGTGAGCTCCAGGACCACCTGAGCTGTGATGTCATCCCAGGTGACTGCAGGAGGGGCCCAGTACAACAGGTGCAGACGGGAGCGGTCCAGACTGAGGCCTGGGGATGGGAGGGTCAGCGGGCTGAGACTGCCTGGCTGGAGACCCCCCCCACCCTACGGCCACAGGTCCAGGTATGCCCCATGGCCACCTCTCACCTGTGATGCCAGAGGGCAGAGGCAGCTGCACGGTGACCGGTCGGAGGAAGCTGGGGGGACCGCTCTGTGAGAGGCACAGCAgggggctcactgcagcctctggttCTCCTAGGAGGGCCTGCAGTTCTTGGCCAGCCATGCGCACCACCTGAGGCAGACGGGCCCCTGAGCACCTGCCTGTGGGCCGAGGCGCCGCCTGCCACCCTTGGTGCTGTCCTGGCCATACCTGCATGGAGACTCGACGAGGTTCCTCAGTGGCCCCAGGGGGGAAGATGACCTTGACCCCAGGATGACCCGAGGAGCACAGCAATGTCCCCTCTGGTGGCACCAGGCAGGCATTGGACACAGGGCGGGAAACCACAAGGAACCAGGAGAAGTGGGGTGCCTGGCAGTGAGCCCAGAGCCGCTGAGACGGGGGAGCAGGGAAGTCAGAGGAGCCTGGGTCAGGACACAGGGAGCAGGATCCAGGAGAGATGGGGCGGGGTGGAAGGTGCCGGGGACACGGGGGAGCAGGATCCAGGAGGGACGGGGTGGGGTGGAAGGTGCCCGGGATATGGGGGAGCAGGATCCAGGAAGGACGGGGCGGGGTGGAAGGTGCCAGGTCGAGGCTCTGCGCAGGGGTGCACGGCTCAGGGCAGCGGCTCCCCAGTCGCCACCGGCAGGCCTGAGTGGTCCTCACCTGGGGTGCCTCTTCCTCCAAGTGGGTCTCCAGGTCACCCCAGCTGTTGTCATTCCGGGTCCTGACCACCACTTCACGGCAGCGCCGGGCCCGTGGTGGGGTGAAGAGCAGCCACAGCCCCACATCCTGCCAGGCAAGGATGGTGTGAGGGCTGGGGCCAGGCCTGGGCCCACACACTGCCCCCCGCCACACCCTGGCCATGCCTGCTGGAAGGCCACCCCATGCGGCTGCAGCTCCAGCACATGGCTGAGCAGGGCATCATGAGGACCCAGGGGGACGAGGCCTGGCTCTGGCAGCAGCAGCCGATAGCGGATGGTGATGGGGGTGGCGGTGGCTCCCGCTGGGAACTGCAGGCGGACACCACAGGCCAGGGTCACTGAGCAGCCTCGAGGAGTCACAGGAAAGCTGAGTGAGGAAGGAGCGAGCCACAGGTTAGACCCAGAAGGGCCTACGTGTCGGAGCCTGGACCCAGAAACTCTGGAGAAGGTGTCGGAGGGGCTGGGGCAACAGGCAGACAGACTCCCCTCCAGCCCCCTCAACCCACCCCATACCTGTCCAAATCTGAGGTCAAGAACAGTCTGGGCATTTCTGGAATGAGGGCTGCCACTGTGGAGGGGACAGACGTGTGGTCAGGACAGTGAGGAGACCCACGTCCTTTCCCAGGTCTGCCCCCCTTTAGCACCAAGCCCACCTGGTGAACTTGGGACGTCTGGTGAGGCCTCACCCAGGGGGTTCCCCTGCAGGCGCACAAAGGGGGCGTCTAGCAGCTCAGGGGGCAGGTCCCGGAGCTGGTTGTCCCTTAGGTCGAGCCGGGTGAGGAGTGGCAGGCGGGCCAGGCCGGCTGGCACAGACGCCAGGAGGTTGCTGTGCAGGACAAGGAGCCGCAAGGACCGAAGACCCGCTGTGGGCAGGTGCTGGCTTAGGCTCGGCACCAGCCCGGCCTGTAGCACTGGGACACTCCTGCCACTGcctcccagagcagccatttcAGACTCTCCACAGCTGGGCTCAGAGAACTCTGACAAAGCCGCTGAGGGAGTCTCAAAGACCAAGGAGGTGGAGGGACTCCCAAGAGGCAGCTGTGGACCAAGCCTGTGGGTGCAGAGGCCCCTGCGGAAGACAGGCAGGCTTCAGGGGTCCTCCCGTGGGGCCAGTGTGCCAGGGGCGCAGCAGCTACTCACCCAGGGAGGCCGGGAGGCTCTGTAGCCGGTTGGAGGCCAGGTTGAGCTCCAGGAGGCTGCCCAGGCCTCCAATCTCAGGAGGTAGCGTATCCAGCAGGTTCTGAGAGAGATCGAGGCGCTGCAGGGTGGATAGGGCCCCCAGTGCTGGGGGCAGCGTCTGCAGGCGGTTGTGTGTCACCGCGAGGAAGGTGAGGGCG encodes:
- the LOC105494157 gene encoding p53-induced death domain-containing protein 1 isoform X2; the encoded protein is MAAAVEGPELEAAAAAGDASEDADAGSRVRPFLGGNRLSLDLYPGGCQRLLHLCVQQPLQLLQVEFLRLSTHEDPQLLEATLAQLPQSLSCLRSLVLKGGQRRDTLGACLRGALTTLPAGLSGLAHLAHLDLSFNSLETLPACVLRMRGLGALLLSHNCLSELPEALGALPALTFLAVTHNRLQTLPPALGALSTLQRLDLSQNLLDTLPPEIGGLGSLLELNLASNRLQSLPASLAGLRSLRLLVLHSNLLASVPAGLARLPLLTRLDLRDNQLRDLPPELLDAPFVRLQGNPLGEASPDVPSSPVAALIPEMPRLFLTSDLDSFPVTPRGCSVTLACGVRLQFPAGATATPITIRYRLLLPEPGLVPLGPHDALLSHVLELQPHGVAFQQDVGLWLLFTPPRARRCREVVVRTRNDNSWGDLETHLEEEAPQRLWAHCQAPHFSWFLVVSRPVSNACLVPPEGTLLCSSGHPGVKVIFPPGATEEPRRVSMQVVRMAGQELQALLGEPEAAVSPLLCLSQSGPPSFLRPVTVQLPLPSGITGLSLDRSRLHLLYWAPPAVTWDDITAQVVLELTHLYARFQVTHFSWYWLWYTTKNCVGGLARKAWERLRLHRVNLIALQRRRDPEQVLLQCLPRNKVDATLRRLLERYRGPEPSDTVEMFEGEEFFAAFERGIDVDADRPDCVEGRICFVFYSHLKNVKEVYVTTTLDREAQAVRGQVSFYRGAVPVQVPEEAEAARQRKGADALWMATLPIKLPRLRSSEEPRRRAGLSLAPLNLGDAETGFLTQSNLLSVAGRLGPDWPTVALHLGVSYRELQRIRHEFRDDLDGQIRHMLFSWAERQAGQPGAVGLLVQALEQSDRQDVAEEVRAVLELGCRKYQDGIRRTGLAPKDPALPGSSAPQPPEPAQA
- the LOC105494157 gene encoding p53-induced death domain-containing protein 1 isoform X1, producing MAAAVEGPELEAAAAAGDASEDADAGSRVRPFLGGNRLSLDLYPGGCQRLLHLCVQQPLQLLQVEFLRLSTHEDPQLLEATLAQLPQSLSCLRSLVLKGGQRRDTLGACLRGALTTLPAGLSGLAHLAHLDLSFNSLETLPACVLRMRGLGALLLSHNCLSELPEALGALPALTFLAVTHNRLQTLPPALGALSTLQRLDLSQNLLDTLPPEIGGLGSLLELNLASNRLQSLPASLAGLRSLRLLVLHSNLLASVPAGLARLPLLTRLDLRDNQLRDLPPELLDAPFVRLQGNPLGEASPDVPSSPVAALIPEMPRLFLTSDLDSFPVTPRGCSVTLACGVRLQFPAGATATPITIRYRLLLPEPGLVPLGPHDALLSHVLELQPHGVAFQQDVGLWLLFTPPRARRCREVVVRTRNDNSWGDLETHLEEEAPQRLWAHCQAPHFSWFLVVSRPVSNACLVPPEGTLLCSSGHPGVKVIFPPGATEEPRRVSMQVVRMAGQELQALLGEPEAAVSPLLCLSQSGPPSFLRPVTVQLPLPSGITGLSLDRSRLHLLYWAPPAVTWDDITAQVVLELTHLYARFQVTHFSWSVPPSFLSPPSPVCTAPLTPSPPRYWLWYTTKNCVGGLARKAWERLRLHRVNLIALQRRRDPEQVLLQCLPRNKVDATLRRLLERYRGPEPSDTVEMFEGEEFFAAFERGIDVDADRPDCVEGRICFVFYSHLKNVKEVYVTTTLDREAQAVRGQVSFYRGAVPVQVPEEAEAARQRKGADALWMATLPIKLPRLRSSEEPRRRAGLSLAPLNLGDAETGFLTQSNLLSVAGRLGPDWPTVALHLGVSYRELQRIRHEFRDDLDGQIRHMLFSWAERQAGQPGAVGLLVQALEQSDRQDVAEEVRAVLELGCRKYQDGIRRTGLAPKDPALPGSSAPQPPEPAQA